From a region of the Haematobia irritans isolate KBUSLIRL chromosome 4, ASM5000362v1, whole genome shotgun sequence genome:
- the LOC142237206 gene encoding putative serine hydrolase, whose translation MAPLKIPESKITLSSLEPKNAEGSTMATKYRHAGDLTGEPPTREFAEVTIPVPWGHLAGKWYGPQDVQPILGLHGWQDNAGTYDLLVPLLPPDIAFLSVDLPGHGLSSRLPDGCYYNTIDNLYIIRVIMKQYKWEKLSLIGHSMSSIIGFVFAAVFPDKVDMFIGIDALKPHQRPYPSVIRTMETRMDEFLREDERNRNKNEPPSYTYDELIERIYVGTFHSVNKDLCKHMLARNIQKSEKFPDKFFFTRDRRLKFYNYAVGSQELCVEMAKRITCPYLFIKARHSSYFEDKKYYDEVMDVLRPKPNFEYFESDGSHHLHMNNPQSIIEPIVDFINRFGPVARAKQAKAAKLAAQAEKDSKL comes from the exons ATGGCTCCTCTGAAAATACCTGAAAGTAAAATAACAT taaGCAGTCTTGAACCTAAAAATGCCGAAGGTTCAACAATGGCTACAAAATATAGACATGCTGGTGATTTAACTGGAGAACCTCCCACTAGAGAG tttgCTGAAGTTACAATACCAGTGCCTTGGGGACATTTGGCGGGTAAATGGTATGGACCCCAAGATGTTCAACCCATTTTGGGTCTTCACGGTTGGCAAGATAATGCTGGTACATACGATTTACTAGTTCCCCTATTGCCTCCCGATATTGCATTCCTCTCTGTTGATTTACCGGGTCATGGATTATCTTCCAGACTTCCAGACGGTTGCTATTACAACACTATTGATAATCTCTATATCATTCGTGTTATAATGAAACAGTACAAATGGGAGAAACTATCATTGATTGGCCATTCCATGTCTTCCATTATTGGATTCGTCTTTGCTGCCGTTTTTCCCGATAAAGTTGATATGTTTATTGGCATTGATGCCTTAAAACCTCATCAAAGGCCTTATCCCAGTGTCATACGAACCATGGAGACTCGTATGGATGAATTTTTGCGTGAAGATGAACGCAATCGTAATAAGAATGAGCCCCCCAGTTATACATATGATGAGCTTATCGAGCGTATATATGTTGGTACATTCCATTCGGTCAACAAAGATCTATGCAAACATATGCTGGCCCGTAATATTCAAAAATCGGAAAAATTccctgacaaatttttctttacccGTGATAGACGTTTAAAGTTCTATAATTATGCTGTTGGATCACAGGAACTATGTGTGGAAATGGCCAAACGTATAACTTGTCCATATCTGTTTATCAAAGCTCGTCATTCATCATATTTTGAGGATAAAAAGTATTACGACGAAGTCATGGATGTCCTTAGACCTAAACCGAATTTTGAATATTTCGAAAGTGATGGCTCACATCATTTGCACATGAATAATCCCCAATCCATTATTGAGCCAATTGTTGATTTTATTAATCGCTTTGGTCCTGTGGCCCGTGCAAAACAAGCCAAAGCAGCTAAATTAGCTGCCCAAGCCGAGAAGGATAGTAAACTCTAA